The Nitrospiraceae bacterium genome includes a window with the following:
- the iscX gene encoding Fe-S cluster assembly protein IscX, translated as MNLKWNDAEDIAIQLVEAHPETDPLTVRFTDLHAWIIALPDFKDDPKKSNEKILESIQMAWHEEYQDSRS; from the coding sequence ATGAATTTGAAATGGAATGATGCCGAGGATATCGCGATTCAGCTCGTAGAAGCCCACCCCGAGACGGACCCACTCACGGTCCGGTTCACCGATCTGCACGCCTGGATCATCGCACTCCCCGATTTCAAGGACGACCCGAAGAAGTCGAACGAAAAGATCCTCGAGTCGATCCAGATGGCTTGGCACGAAGAGTATCAGGACTCGCGCTCCTAA
- the dnaK gene encoding molecular chaperone DnaK has product MARIVGIDLGTTNSLVAYMKDGRPCVIAGRNGRTMVPSVVAMTDNGLIVGDPAKDHLTRNPERTVYSVKRFMGKGLQDVQGELAYFPYALTEQNGVIRIKLAEKTYSPPQISAMILKELKLRAEAHLGESITKAVITVPAYFNDSQRQATKDAGMIAGLEVLRIINEPTAASLAYGLQEKTQGTIAVYDFGGGTFDISILKLKNGIFEVLATNGDTHLGGDDLDHRLGNLIVDEIRRSRSIDLNAHPDHMQAVRLEAERAKILLSDEFKTDIVVDLPDGKGRFTRELTREQLESLTLDIIERTLAPCRLALKDAGLKPTDIDEVVLVGGSTRMPLVRRRVEELFGKPPHCELNPDEVVALGAAVQADILSGGTTDMLLLDVTPLSLGIETMGGVMSSLIRRNTTIPASAKELFTTYVDGQTGVDIHILQGERELAQDNRSLAKFRLKVPPLPAGVPRIEVTFLIDANGILNVTAKDMRTGQSQSVDVKPSYGLSDQEVERMIEDSFKFASEDVSARKLIETRLDAGALITTTEKSLAEASHLVAASELAAIREALSALTAAKDGSDPKAIRACMAALEDTAKPLSVKMLDESLKRGLQGKRVTEVT; this is encoded by the coding sequence ATGGCTAGAATCGTCGGCATCGATCTTGGCACCACCAATTCCCTCGTCGCCTACATGAAGGACGGCAGGCCATGCGTTATCGCCGGCCGAAACGGCCGGACGATGGTACCTTCCGTCGTGGCAATGACGGACAACGGACTCATCGTCGGAGATCCAGCCAAAGATCACCTGACGCGAAACCCCGAACGCACCGTGTATTCCGTGAAACGGTTCATGGGAAAGGGACTGCAGGATGTGCAGGGAGAACTGGCATACTTCCCATATGCGCTGACGGAACAGAACGGGGTCATCCGGATCAAGCTGGCCGAGAAGACGTATTCGCCCCCGCAGATTTCGGCGATGATCCTCAAGGAACTGAAACTGCGCGCGGAAGCACATCTGGGTGAAAGCATCACGAAAGCCGTCATTACCGTCCCGGCCTATTTCAACGACAGCCAGCGGCAAGCCACGAAAGATGCCGGCATGATCGCCGGGCTGGAAGTCCTGCGTATCATCAACGAGCCGACCGCCGCGTCGTTGGCGTATGGCCTCCAGGAAAAAACGCAGGGGACCATCGCGGTCTACGACTTCGGCGGGGGCACATTCGATATCTCCATCCTGAAGTTAAAGAACGGAATTTTCGAGGTACTCGCCACCAACGGGGATACCCACCTAGGCGGCGACGATTTAGACCACCGGCTCGGTAACCTGATCGTGGATGAAATCCGCCGGTCCCGCTCCATCGATCTCAATGCGCACCCTGACCACATGCAGGCTGTGCGCCTCGAGGCAGAACGGGCAAAGATCCTCCTTTCCGACGAGTTCAAGACTGACATCGTCGTCGACCTTCCGGACGGCAAAGGACGCTTCACGCGAGAACTCACGCGGGAGCAACTCGAGTCGCTGACTCTCGATATCATCGAGCGGACATTGGCTCCCTGCCGCTTAGCGTTGAAGGACGCGGGCCTCAAGCCGACCGACATCGACGAGGTGGTCTTGGTCGGCGGATCCACTCGCATGCCCCTTGTCCGACGCCGCGTAGAAGAACTCTTCGGCAAACCCCCGCACTGCGAATTGAATCCCGACGAAGTGGTCGCGCTCGGCGCCGCGGTACAGGCCGATATTTTGAGCGGCGGCACGACGGATATGCTGCTGCTCGACGTGACCCCATTGTCACTGGGCATTGAAACCATGGGCGGGGTCATGAGCAGCCTGATTCGACGCAACACTACCATCCCGGCCAGCGCGAAGGAGTTGTTCACAACCTATGTGGACGGCCAGACCGGCGTCGACATCCATATTCTCCAAGGCGAGCGCGAATTGGCGCAGGACAACCGAAGCCTGGCAAAGTTCCGGCTGAAGGTTCCGCCGCTCCCAGCGGGAGTGCCCCGCATCGAGGTGACGTTCCTCATCGATGCCAATGGCATCTTGAACGTGACGGCAAAGGATATGCGCACGGGCCAGAGCCAGTCCGTCGATGTGAAGCCGTCCTATGGATTGTCCGATCAAGAAGTAGAACGGATGATCGAAGATTCATTCAAGTTCGCGAGTGAAGACGTGAGCGCCAGGAAGTTGATCGAGACCAGACTCGACGCGGGAGCACTGATCACCACCACGGAAAAATCCCTGGCTGAGGCGAGCCACCTGGTTGCCGCCAGTGAACTCGCCGCTATTCGTGAGGCACTGTCGGCTCTCACGGCAGCAAAGGACGGCTCGGACCCCAAGGCGATTCGCGCCTGCATGGCGGCATTGGAAGACACGGCCAAGCCCCTGTCGGTGAAAATGTTGGATGAGTCCTTAAAGCGGGGGCTACAGGGCAAGAGAGTCACGGAAGTGACCTAG
- the hscB gene encoding Fe-S protein assembly co-chaperone HscB, giving the protein MEHTHSSPSGRTELQMARSMCWHCQSEMTGEYFCDRCVKVQPVSKDTDYFSCFGIPRRLTIDPSKLEAKFYELSRAFHPDFYQNKSATEQDISLGNAAMLNTAYRTLRDPIQRAEYLLDLEAGAVKEIRNTPPADLFEEILELQDTLEEYRASDRGSESGRQLQAKLQTEQQALEQRKQDMETQLLRLFGDWDTLQDRGEATSQARETRDRLLKQMREILSNRTYVKNIVNDLVATIS; this is encoded by the coding sequence GTGGAACATACCCATAGCAGCCCAAGCGGCCGCACAGAACTGCAGATGGCACGCAGCATGTGCTGGCATTGTCAGTCGGAAATGACGGGGGAGTATTTTTGCGACCGCTGCGTCAAAGTGCAGCCGGTTTCGAAAGACACCGATTATTTCAGCTGCTTCGGTATTCCCAGGCGACTCACGATCGATCCGAGCAAACTGGAGGCCAAGTTTTACGAGCTCAGCCGCGCCTTCCATCCGGATTTCTATCAAAACAAGAGCGCAACCGAACAGGATATTAGCCTGGGCAACGCAGCGATGCTCAATACCGCCTACCGGACGCTTCGCGATCCGATTCAACGCGCCGAATATCTCTTGGATCTCGAAGCCGGTGCGGTGAAAGAGATTCGCAATACCCCGCCCGCCGACCTGTTCGAAGAGATCCTCGAGCTGCAGGACACGCTCGAGGAATACCGAGCATCCGACCGAGGGTCTGAGTCAGGCCGCCAGCTCCAGGCAAAACTCCAGACCGAACAGCAGGCGCTCGAACAACGCAAACAGGACATGGAAACGCAGCTGCTACGGCTCTTCGGCGATTGGGACACACTTCAAGACCGTGGCGAGGCCACAAGCCAGGCTCGAGAAACACGCGACCGGCTCTTGAAGCAAATGCGGGAAATTCTCTCCAATCGCACGTACGTCAAAAACATCGTCAACGATCTCGTCGCGACGATCAGCTGA
- a CDS encoding iron-sulfur cluster assembly accessory protein, whose translation MDTPETSTSTPSVTLTPAAIKEVKRLIDLQGMTEGGLRLGVKGGGCSGLSYTINFDEKIGQYDAVYEFEGIKVIVDAKSAIYLQGTQLDFQKEGLMGGQFKFVNPNASKTCGCGESFSA comes from the coding sequence ATGGATACTCCCGAGACCTCGACCTCAACTCCCTCCGTCACCTTGACACCTGCAGCCATCAAGGAAGTCAAACGCCTGATCGATCTGCAGGGCATGACGGAAGGAGGGCTGCGCCTCGGAGTGAAGGGCGGCGGATGTTCCGGTTTGAGCTACACCATCAACTTCGACGAAAAGATCGGCCAGTACGACGCAGTGTACGAATTCGAGGGCATCAAGGTCATCGTCGATGCCAAAAGCGCCATCTACCTGCAGGGGACACAGCTCGATTTTCAGAAGGAAGGCCTTATGGGGGGACAGTTCAAGTTTGTGAATCCTAATGCCTCCAAGACCTGTGGGTGCGGTGAATCATTTTCGGCCTAG
- the iscU gene encoding Fe-S cluster assembly scaffold IscU — MAYSDKVVDHFNNPRNMGSFKKDEEGVGTGMVGAPECGDVMKLQIKVQNDTIVDAKFKTFGCGSAIASSSLATEWLKGKTIEEAGKIKNTDIVQELNLPPVKIHCSVLAEDAIKAALADYKKKSEDQVPATEGQNK, encoded by the coding sequence ATGGCCTACAGCGATAAAGTTGTCGATCACTTCAACAATCCCAGAAACATGGGCAGCTTCAAGAAAGATGAAGAAGGCGTCGGCACCGGGATGGTGGGCGCGCCGGAATGCGGCGACGTCATGAAGCTGCAGATCAAGGTGCAGAACGACACGATCGTGGATGCCAAGTTCAAGACCTTCGGGTGTGGCTCGGCGATCGCGAGTTCGAGCCTCGCTACGGAATGGCTGAAGGGCAAAACGATCGAGGAGGCGGGCAAGATCAAGAACACGGACATCGTGCAGGAGTTGAATCTGCCTCCGGTCAAGATCCACTGCTCCGTGCTGGCGGAAGATGCCATCAAGGCGGCTTTGGCCGACTACAAGAAAAAGAGCGAAGACCAGGTCCCTGCGACCGAAGGCCAGAACAAGTAA
- a CDS encoding IscS subfamily cysteine desulfurase yields MKFPIYLDNHSTTPMDPRVLEAMLPYFTEKFGNAASRNHAFGWQAEEGVENARKQIAKLIHADPKEIVFTSGATESDNLAIKGVVEMYHEKGDHIITSSTEHRAVLDTAKGLEAKRGLKVTYLPVDKFGMVNPEDVRNAITDKTILISIMFANNEIGTLNPVKEIGKIAKEKGILFHCDATQGVGKVPVNVQEMGIDLMSFTAHKIYGPKGVGALYVRKKNPRVRIAAQMDGGGHERGMRSGTLAVPLIVGFGKACELCEQEMAAEAARLTTMRDRLHKTITTALEDVYLNGHPTERLPNNLNLSFAYVEGESLLMGCKEIALSSGSACTSATLEPSYVLRALGVGTELAHSSIRFGLGRFTTDEEVDYAAKRIIETVTKLREMSPLYEMAKEGIDLKTVQWAAH; encoded by the coding sequence ATGAAGTTCCCGATCTACTTGGACAACCATTCCACGACGCCGATGGACCCTCGGGTGCTGGAAGCCATGCTCCCCTACTTCACCGAAAAATTTGGAAACGCGGCAAGCCGCAACCATGCGTTCGGATGGCAGGCGGAAGAGGGCGTCGAGAATGCTCGGAAACAGATCGCCAAGTTGATCCACGCCGACCCAAAGGAAATTGTGTTCACCAGCGGAGCGACGGAATCCGATAACCTTGCGATCAAGGGCGTCGTGGAGATGTACCACGAGAAAGGCGATCACATCATCACGTCGTCCACCGAACATCGGGCCGTCCTCGATACCGCGAAGGGGCTGGAAGCCAAACGCGGCCTCAAGGTGACCTATCTCCCGGTCGACAAGTTCGGCATGGTGAACCCAGAGGACGTCCGGAACGCCATCACCGACAAGACCATCCTCATCTCGATCATGTTCGCCAACAACGAGATCGGCACCCTGAATCCGGTGAAGGAGATCGGGAAGATCGCCAAGGAGAAGGGCATTCTGTTCCATTGTGACGCGACTCAAGGCGTCGGCAAGGTGCCGGTCAATGTTCAGGAGATGGGCATCGACCTGATGTCATTCACGGCCCACAAAATCTATGGCCCGAAGGGCGTCGGCGCCTTATATGTGCGCAAGAAGAATCCGCGCGTGCGTATCGCCGCCCAGATGGACGGCGGAGGCCACGAGCGGGGGATGCGCTCGGGTACGTTGGCGGTGCCGTTGATCGTCGGCTTCGGTAAGGCCTGCGAACTCTGCGAACAGGAAATGGCAGCCGAGGCGGCTCGGCTCACGACCATGCGTGACCGACTTCACAAAACCATCACGACCGCGCTGGAGGACGTCTATCTCAACGGTCACCCGACCGAGCGACTCCCAAACAACCTGAATCTGTCCTTCGCCTATGTGGAGGGGGAATCGTTGTTGATGGGTTGCAAAGAAATTGCGCTCTCGTCCGGATCGGCCTGCACCTCCGCCACCCTCGAACCTTCTTACGTTTTGCGTGCACTCGGTGTCGGAACGGAACTGGCGCACTCCTCGATTCGGTTCGGGCTGGGCCGCTTCACAACGGATGAAGAGGTTGACTACGCGGCCAAGAGGATTATCGAAACCGTCACCAAGCTTCGTGAGATGTCTCCGTTGTACGAAATGGCAAAGGAAGGCATCGATCTCAAGACGGTGCAATGGGCGGCACACTGA
- a CDS encoding Rrf2 family transcriptional regulator has product MLKLSKKADYGLMALQHIALHQFDDVSRARVVNTKEIAEEYHIPAELLAKVLQTLAKSGIIESHNGPKGGYLLGKSPREITIAQVLESLEGPLGMMDCSHEKDGDPCMQREHCNIRTPLLKIQSSIYQLLNSMTLQDMMGGTPLITIQSMTTEQEGVER; this is encoded by the coding sequence ATGCTTAAACTTTCCAAAAAAGCAGATTACGGCCTCATGGCACTCCAGCACATCGCCTTACACCAGTTTGATGATGTGAGCCGCGCACGTGTGGTGAACACCAAGGAGATCGCAGAAGAATATCATATTCCGGCCGAGCTCTTGGCAAAGGTACTCCAAACGTTGGCGAAAAGCGGCATCATTGAAAGCCACAACGGACCAAAGGGTGGTTACCTTTTGGGTAAGAGCCCGCGGGAGATTACGATCGCCCAGGTGCTTGAGAGCCTTGAGGGTCCCCTCGGCATGATGGACTGTTCGCATGAAAAGGACGGTGATCCCTGCATGCAGCGGGAGCACTGTAACATCCGCACACCGTTGCTGAAGATTCAAAGCAGTATCTACCAATTGCTCAATAGCATGACCTTGCAGGATATGATGGGAGGAACCCCTCTCATTACCATTCAATCTATGACTACGGAACAAGAAGGAGTCGAGCGATGA
- a CDS encoding 2Fe-2S iron-sulfur cluster binding domain-containing protein yields the protein MGGTNPYIQKAEAELPSKAYTITFIHPDKSEEKVVVQPDKIPYGPTGLPGSILDIAMGNGIDLEHVCGGVCACSTCHVIVRKGLETCNEGTDDEFDQLEEAPVTTLQSRLGCQCVPNGTVDVVVEIPALNKNLVKESH from the coding sequence ATGGGCGGCACGAATCCATATATTCAGAAGGCTGAAGCAGAGTTACCGAGCAAGGCCTACACGATCACATTCATTCATCCAGACAAGTCCGAGGAGAAGGTGGTCGTGCAGCCGGACAAGATTCCCTATGGCCCCACCGGCTTGCCGGGCAGCATTCTGGATATCGCAATGGGCAACGGCATCGATTTAGAGCATGTCTGTGGCGGCGTCTGCGCCTGTTCCACCTGTCATGTGATCGTGCGCAAGGGGCTGGAAACCTGCAATGAAGGGACGGACGACGAGTTCGATCAGTTGGAAGAAGCGCCGGTAACGACGTTGCAGTCGAGGTTGGGGTGCCAGTGTGTGCCCAACGGTACGGTAGATGTGGTGGTAGAGATTCCGGCCCTCAACAAGAATCTCGTGAAGGAATCTCACTAG
- the gltX gene encoding glutamate--tRNA ligase, translating to MSQVRVRFAPSPTGFLHIGGVRTALFNWLYAKQQNGVFVLRIEDTDQSRSTDESIQAIIQGMQWVGLDWDEGPFRQTERMELYRAHALRLLEQGRAYWCVCKAEELEARRKEAEAKGLSPRYDGRCRNLGLTSPPGDAALRFKAPQEGQIVIEDLIKGRVVFDNQVLDDLIILRSNGYPTYNFSVVVDDALMGITHVVRGDDHLTNTPRQVPIFEALGFPLPRFGHLPMILGSDKTRLSKRHGATSIMAYKDMGYLPDAMVNYLVRLGWSHGDQEVFSRQELIEKFSWKSVQTSPAVFNPDKLLWLNAEYIKTSHPGQIAEALRPLLEAAGLGDHLKGVSTEWLGQLVVLVRERTKTLVEMVQWVTPYFGEAVVFEEEAAKKFLSAAIAPVLTKLTDRFESLPTFDKPTWEATFKQFVEAEGLKMGQIAQPVRVALTGRTASPGLFEVMEVLGRERTLGRLRRGIERAAGT from the coding sequence ATGAGTCAGGTTCGGGTTCGATTCGCTCCGAGTCCGACAGGGTTTCTGCACATCGGCGGGGTCCGTACTGCGCTGTTCAATTGGCTTTATGCAAAACAGCAGAACGGTGTGTTTGTGCTTCGGATTGAGGATACCGATCAAAGTCGCTCCACCGACGAGTCGATTCAAGCAATCATTCAGGGGATGCAGTGGGTCGGGCTTGACTGGGATGAAGGGCCTTTCCGCCAGACGGAGCGCATGGAGCTCTATCGCGCTCACGCGTTGCGCCTGCTGGAGCAGGGGAGGGCTTATTGGTGCGTATGCAAAGCCGAGGAGTTGGAAGCGCGCCGGAAGGAAGCAGAAGCTAAGGGGCTGTCGCCGCGCTATGACGGCCGTTGCCGCAACCTCGGCCTGACCTCGCCTCCCGGGGATGCTGCGCTGCGCTTCAAGGCGCCTCAGGAAGGCCAGATCGTCATCGAGGATCTGATTAAAGGGCGGGTCGTCTTCGACAACCAGGTGCTCGATGATCTCATCATTCTACGGTCCAACGGCTATCCGACGTACAATTTCTCGGTTGTCGTGGACGATGCTTTAATGGGAATCACCCACGTCGTGCGCGGAGATGATCACCTCACGAACACGCCGCGGCAGGTCCCCATATTTGAAGCCCTCGGGTTTCCGTTGCCTCGGTTCGGTCACCTGCCGATGATTCTCGGATCCGACAAGACCCGCCTCTCCAAACGACATGGGGCGACCTCGATCATGGCCTACAAGGATATGGGCTATCTCCCGGATGCCATGGTGAATTATCTGGTTCGTTTGGGCTGGTCCCACGGCGACCAAGAAGTATTTTCGCGCCAGGAGCTGATCGAGAAATTTTCCTGGAAGAGTGTGCAGACCTCACCGGCCGTTTTCAATCCAGACAAACTGCTCTGGCTCAACGCCGAATATATCAAGACCAGTCATCCCGGCCAGATTGCCGAAGCCTTGCGGCCGCTGCTGGAGGCGGCCGGACTGGGTGATCACCTGAAAGGCGTTTCCACGGAGTGGCTCGGGCAGCTCGTAGTGTTGGTCCGCGAACGGACGAAGACATTGGTGGAAATGGTGCAGTGGGTGACACCCTACTTCGGCGAAGCCGTCGTCTTTGAAGAAGAGGCTGCCAAGAAGTTCCTCTCTGCGGCTATCGCGCCGGTTTTAACCAAGCTGACGGACCGGTTCGAATCACTGCCGACCTTTGATAAGCCGACGTGGGAGGCCACCTTTAAGCAATTCGTCGAGGCGGAAGGCCTGAAAATGGGCCAAATTGCCCAGCCGGTCCGCGTGGCCCTGACCGGCCGCACGGCGAGTCCAGGACTCTTCGAGGTAATGGAGGTGCTGGGGCGGGAACGTACCCTTGGACGGCTTCGCCGGGGCATCGAGCGGGCAGCCGGAACCTAA
- a CDS encoding ABC-F family ATP-binding cassette domain-containing protein, with translation MPPAILLSCESISKSFGIKALFSDLSLAIFEGDHVGLVGPNGSGKSTLLKILAGLETPDTGTKTARRQIRVGYVPQEPQFPSDHSIEQVLTDTLLAEGLDPHEEAGRIAQAMSIGGFPDSEQRVGTLSGGWRKRLAIAQAMLMEPDVLLMDEPTNHLDLEGILWLEQLLKADAKAFLVISHDRRFLESVASRMIEINRCYAGGVFEAKGHYSDFLEQRVALLQSQADAQASLANRVRREVEWLRRGPKARTTKAKGRIQSAEQLIDELGQAEARAVHGTVGIDFSSSGRRSKQLLVAEHVSKAFGGKPIVSDLELTLGPGQRLGLLGSNGSGKTTVLRLLAGTMEPDSGTIRRAEALRVVLFEQHRDSLDQQATLRRALAPSGDAVVYQDRSIHLASWAKRFLFRPEQLDLPVSRLSGGEQARLLIARLMLQPADLLILDEPTNDLDIPTLEVLEDSLLEFPGALILVTHDRYLLDRVSTMLLALDGRGGTGWFADYAQWEAAQERQAGSSAMKPDGNSLGGGTDSAAAPARRAKKFSYREQQEWESIEGAILEAEALVERCQTAVSDPAVISNAAELVARTEALTAAHHEVERLYHRWAELDQKRAQFEQ, from the coding sequence GTGCCCCCTGCCATCTTATTGAGCTGCGAATCGATCAGTAAAAGCTTCGGCATCAAGGCCCTCTTCTCCGATCTCTCCCTGGCCATTTTCGAAGGCGACCACGTGGGGCTGGTCGGTCCGAACGGATCGGGCAAATCCACACTGCTCAAGATCCTCGCCGGTCTGGAGACTCCCGACACGGGTACCAAAACCGCGCGCCGCCAGATTCGAGTCGGTTATGTCCCCCAAGAGCCACAATTTCCATCGGACCATTCGATTGAACAGGTACTGACCGACACCCTGTTGGCCGAAGGATTGGATCCGCACGAAGAAGCCGGCCGCATCGCCCAGGCCATGAGCATCGGGGGATTCCCCGATTCCGAACAACGGGTCGGCACGCTGTCCGGCGGCTGGCGCAAACGACTGGCCATCGCGCAGGCCATGCTCATGGAACCGGATGTGTTGCTCATGGACGAGCCGACCAACCACCTGGACCTGGAGGGCATCCTGTGGCTCGAACAGTTGCTTAAGGCCGACGCCAAGGCCTTTCTCGTCATCAGCCACGACCGGCGTTTTTTGGAATCTGTCGCGTCGCGGATGATCGAGATCAACCGCTGTTACGCCGGCGGCGTGTTCGAAGCGAAGGGGCATTACAGCGACTTCTTGGAGCAACGCGTCGCCCTGCTGCAATCGCAAGCTGATGCGCAGGCCTCGCTCGCCAATCGTGTGAGGCGTGAGGTGGAATGGCTGCGCCGGGGACCGAAGGCGCGGACGACCAAGGCCAAGGGCCGAATCCAGTCTGCCGAGCAGCTCATCGATGAATTGGGACAAGCCGAAGCGCGAGCCGTTCACGGCACGGTCGGCATCGACTTCTCCTCCTCAGGCCGAAGGTCCAAACAACTCTTGGTGGCGGAGCATGTCTCCAAGGCCTTCGGCGGGAAGCCGATCGTGTCGGACCTCGAGCTGACCTTAGGGCCAGGCCAGCGGTTGGGACTCCTGGGGTCGAATGGAAGCGGAAAAACCACCGTGCTTCGGCTGCTGGCCGGAACGATGGAGCCAGATTCCGGAACGATTCGCCGCGCCGAGGCATTGCGCGTGGTGTTGTTCGAACAGCATCGCGATTCGCTCGATCAGCAGGCCACGCTTCGGCGCGCGTTGGCGCCGTCGGGGGACGCGGTGGTATACCAAGACCGATCCATTCACCTGGCTTCCTGGGCCAAACGGTTTCTGTTTCGCCCCGAGCAACTCGACCTGCCGGTTTCACGCCTCTCGGGCGGCGAGCAGGCTCGCCTGTTGATCGCCCGGCTGATGCTGCAACCGGCCGACCTGCTCATCCTGGACGAGCCCACGAACGACCTCGACATTCCCACCCTCGAGGTGCTGGAAGACAGTCTCCTGGAGTTTCCCGGCGCTCTGATCCTCGTGACGCACGACCGATACTTGCTGGACCGTGTCTCAACGATGCTGCTGGCCTTGGACGGCAGGGGTGGGACCGGCTGGTTTGCGGACTACGCGCAGTGGGAAGCGGCCCAAGAACGGCAAGCTGGATCATCAGCGATGAAGCCGGACGGGAACTCTCTCGGGGGAGGAACGGACAGCGCCGCCGCTCCAGCGCGCCGCGCGAAGAAATTTTCTTATCGAGAACAACAGGAATGGGAATCGATCGAAGGTGCCATCCTCGAGGCCGAGGCGCTCGTTGAACGATGTCAAACGGCCGTGAGTGATCCCGCCGTCATATCCAACGCCGCGGAACTCGTGGCGCGAACCGAGGCCTTGACCGCAGCCCACCATGAAGTCGAACGGCTGTACCACCGCTGGGCCGAACTCGACCAAAAGCGCGCGCAGTTCGAGCAATAA